A genome region from Geobacter pickeringii includes the following:
- the nuoL gene encoding NADH-quinone oxidoreductase subunit L, whose protein sequence is MKLYLTLILLLPLLGGAINALVGRTLPRRLSETLACAAVWGAFVCALLAFGAYRAPETVRLATWLADFDFTAGIDLSLDPLSLVMTLMITFVCGLIHVYAVGYMAGEGSHARFFALLNIFVFAMLVLVLAENLPLLYLGWEGVGFCSYALIGFWYTETKNADAGRKAFITTRIGDTAFGIGIVWCFQLFRTESITQINQMGGLVPAGVVTALGLLFLAGAMGKSAQVPLMVWLPDAMAGPTPVSAQIHAATMVTAGVYLMARMYPLFGASTVVMAAVAVTGAATAFFGATCALAQRDLKRVLAYSTISQIGYMMLGVGCGAVTAATFHLLVHAFFKALLFLGAGCVIAAMHHEQDIFKMGGLRTGLPVTFGAFLAGALCLAGVPLTGGFFSKDAILAAAWAKGGLLYGGLYGAGLVTAFITAVYTFRMLYLVFGGTGERPHRFPRIMEYMLPPLALLALFGGLLNLPEYVAEGWLGRFFATALKDGAPHLSPGGELALQGIAAAVSLAGLAVAHLRYGGARRQKRLEDAAAEPRGITAFLLNGWYVDSLYRTLIVRPYETLAGFLWRRVDEGVIDDSLDRLAGVTGAAGQALGRWSCGRVSVYILSFAAGLALILGWLAWGWLG, encoded by the coding sequence GCTCCTCGCCTTCGGGGCGTACCGGGCGCCGGAGACGGTGAGGCTTGCCACCTGGCTGGCCGATTTTGACTTCACGGCCGGGATCGATCTCTCCCTCGACCCCCTGTCGCTGGTGATGACCCTCATGATCACCTTCGTCTGCGGACTGATCCACGTCTACGCCGTGGGGTACATGGCGGGGGAGGGGAGCCACGCCCGCTTCTTCGCCCTGCTCAACATCTTCGTCTTCGCCATGCTGGTGCTGGTGCTGGCGGAGAACCTGCCGCTCCTCTACCTCGGGTGGGAGGGGGTCGGCTTCTGCTCCTACGCCCTCATCGGCTTCTGGTACACCGAGACGAAGAACGCCGACGCCGGCCGCAAGGCGTTCATCACCACCCGCATCGGCGACACCGCCTTCGGCATCGGCATCGTCTGGTGCTTCCAGCTCTTCCGCACCGAGTCCATCACCCAGATCAACCAGATGGGGGGGCTCGTGCCGGCGGGGGTCGTCACGGCCCTGGGGCTCCTCTTCCTGGCCGGCGCCATGGGGAAATCGGCCCAGGTGCCGCTCATGGTCTGGCTTCCCGACGCCATGGCCGGCCCCACCCCGGTCTCGGCCCAGATCCACGCCGCCACCATGGTCACCGCCGGGGTCTACCTCATGGCGCGGATGTACCCCCTCTTCGGCGCATCGACCGTGGTCATGGCCGCCGTGGCCGTCACCGGCGCCGCCACCGCCTTTTTCGGCGCCACCTGCGCCCTGGCCCAGCGGGACCTGAAGCGGGTGCTCGCCTACTCCACCATCAGCCAGATCGGCTACATGATGCTCGGGGTCGGCTGCGGCGCCGTCACCGCCGCCACCTTCCACCTCCTGGTCCACGCCTTCTTCAAGGCGCTCCTCTTCCTCGGCGCCGGCTGCGTCATCGCCGCCATGCACCACGAGCAGGACATCTTCAAGATGGGGGGGCTGCGCACGGGGCTGCCGGTCACCTTCGGCGCCTTCCTGGCCGGCGCCCTCTGCCTCGCCGGGGTGCCGCTCACCGGCGGCTTCTTCAGCAAAGACGCCATCCTGGCGGCGGCCTGGGCGAAAGGGGGGCTCCTCTACGGCGGGCTCTACGGCGCCGGCCTCGTCACCGCCTTCATCACTGCGGTCTACACCTTCCGGATGCTCTACCTCGTCTTCGGCGGCACGGGGGAGCGCCCCCACCGCTTCCCCCGGATCATGGAGTACATGCTCCCCCCCCTGGCGCTGCTGGCGCTCTTCGGCGGCCTCCTGAACCTGCCGGAATACGTCGCGGAAGGGTGGCTCGGGCGCTTCTTCGCCACCGCTCTGAAGGATGGCGCGCCGCACCTCTCCCCCGGAGGCGAGCTGGCGCTTCAGGGGATCGCTGCCGCCGTCTCCCTGGCGGGGCTCGCCGTCGCCCACCTCCGCTACGGCGGGGCCAGAAGGCAGAAACGACTCGAAGATGCCGCCGCCGAGCCCCGGGGGATCACCGCCTTCCTCCTGAACGGCTGGTACGTCGATTCCCTCTACCGCACGCTCATCGTCCGCCCCTACGAGACCCTGGCCGGCTTCCTCTGGCGCCGGGTGGACGAAGGGGTGATCGACGACTCCCTCGACCGCCTCGCCGGGGTGACCGGTGCGGCTGGCCAGGCGCTCGGCCGGTGGAGCTGCGGGCGGGTGTCGGTCTACATTCTGAGCTTTGCGGCGGGGCTGGCGCTGATTTTGGGGTGGCTGGCGTGGGGGTGGTTGGGGTGA